In the Carassius gibelio isolate Cgi1373 ecotype wild population from Czech Republic chromosome A2, carGib1.2-hapl.c, whole genome shotgun sequence genome, one interval contains:
- the LOC128027428 gene encoding E3 ubiquitin-protein ligase RING2 — translation MMTQTTVQTNGVQPLSKTWELSLYELQRTPQEAITDGLEIAVSPRSLHSELMCPICLDMLKNTMTTKECLHRFCADCIITALRSGNKECPTCRKKLVSKRSLRPDPNFDALISKIYPSRDEYEAHQERVLARISKHNNQQALSHSIEEGLKIQAMNRLQRGKKHQIENGSGAEDNGDSSHCSNASVHSNQEAGPSIKRIKTSDDSGLDMDNATENGGGDMALDGGSEIELVFRPHPTLMEKEDAAQTRYIKTSGNATVDHLSKYLAVRLALEEMRKNAEGSPINVEAASEKQYTIYIPTANNQFTVLNGSFSLELVSEKYWKVNKPMELYFAPTKEHK, via the exons ATGATGACACAAACGACGGTCCAGACGAATGGGGTTCAACCGCTCAGTAAGACTTGGGAGCTTAGTCTCTATGAATTACAGAGAACCCCACAG GAGGCCATCACGGATGGTTTAGAGATCGCCGTGTCCCCGCGCAGCTTGCACAGTGAGCTCATGTGTCCCATCTGCCTGGACATGCTGAAGAACACCATGACCACCAAGGAGTGCCTGCACCGCTTCTGTGCCGACTGCATCATCACTGCGCTCAGATCGGG GAATAAGGAGTGTCCAACGTGCAGGAAGAAGCTGGTGTCTAAGCGCTCCCTCCGTCCAGACCCCAACTTTGACGCCCTGATCAGTAAGATATACCCCAGCAGAGATGAGTATGAAGCCCATCAGGAGAGAGTGTTGGCCCGCATCAGCAAGCACAACAACCAGCAGGCGCTCAGCCACAGTATTGAAGAGGGCCTAAAAATCCAGGCCATGAACAG ACTTCAGCGGGGGAAGAAGCACCAGATTGAAAATGGCAGCGGGGCAGAGGACAATGGGGACAGTTCACACTGCAGCAATGCATCAGTGCACAGTAACCAAGAGGCCGGACCCAGCATCAAACGAATCAAAACCTCAGACGACTCTGGGCTGGACATGGACAATGCCACAGAGAACGGAGGAGGAGACATGGCATTGGACGGGGGCAGCGAGATCGAGCTGGTGTTCCGCCCTCACCCGACGCTGATGGAGAAAGAAGACGCCGCGCAGACAAG GTACATTAAGACTTCGGGGAACGCCACAGTGGACCACCTCTCCAAATACTTGGCTGTCAGATTGGCTTTGGAGGAAATGCGCAAAAACGCAGAGGGAAGCCCCATCAACGTAGAGGCAGCCAGCGAAAAACAGTACACCATCTACATCCCTACCGCAAACAACCAGTTCACA GTCCTGAATGGCTCGTTCTCTCTGGAGCTGGTGAGCGAGAAGTACTGGAAAGTCAACAAGCCCATGGAGTTATACTTTGCTCCAACGAAGgagcacaaataa